The DNA sequence GGCCCCACACCTGGGTGAAGCCGTCGAACTTGAGCTCGCGCCCCTTGGCCACGAAGGTCGCCCGGCCCGCGCGGATTTCCGCCTCGGTCAGGAGGTACTCCGCGGGCTTCATCTGCGAGGCGACGAATCGCCGCCAGATGAGCCGGTAGAGGCGGAACTGGTCCTCCGTGAGGTACGGCTTGAGGTCCTCCGGGGTGCGGTGGACGTACGTGGGCCGGATCGCCTCGTGGGCCTCCTGCATCCCCTTGCGGCGGGCGCGCAGGATCGGTTTTTCGGGAAGATAAGATCCGCCGAAGCGTTTGCCGATGAGGTCGCGCACCTCCGCCAGCGCTTCGTCGGCCACACGGAACGAGTCCGTCCGCATGTACGTGATCAGGCCCACGGAGCCTTCGTCCCCCAGCTCCACGCCCTCGTAGAGCTGCTGGGCCACCATCATGGTCCGCTTGGCGGAGAAGCGCAGCTTGATGGAAGCCTGCTGCTGAAGGAGGCTGGTCGTGAAGGGCGGCGGCGGGGGCTCCGACCGCGCGCGCGACTGGACCGAGACGACCTCGTAGGGGACTCCGCGGAGCTCCTCGACCAGCGCCCGCGCCGAGGCTTCGTTGGAAATCGGCACGAGGGGGCGCTTGTCCGTGGATTCGCTGGCGAGCCCGATCTCCTTGCCGTCGAGCCTGACGAGGGCGGCCGTGAAGGCGGCGCCGTCCTTGTCGAGGCGGGCCGTGACCGTCCAGTATTCCTCGGGCTTGAAAGCCTGGATCTCCCGCTCGCGCTCGACGATGAGCCGCACGGCCACGGACTGCACGCGTCCGGCGGAGAGCCCCCGGCCCACTTTGCGCCACAGGAGCGGAGAGAGCTTGTAGCCCACGATGCGGTCGAGAAAGCGCCGGGCCTGCTGGGCGTTGACCCGGTGCATCGAAATCGAGCCCGGCCGGCGGAAGGCCTCGAGCACGCCGCGCCGGGTGATTTCGTTGAAGGTGACGCGCTTGGCCTTTTCTTCGGGGATCTTGAGCGCCTCGATCAGGTGCCAGGCGATGGCTTCCCCCTCGCGATCCGGGTCCGGCGCCAGGAAGACGGAAGGCGCGCTCCGGGTGGCCTGCCGGAGCTCCGTGAGGATCTTGCCCTTCCCCCGGATCGTCTGGTAGGTGGGCTCGAAGTCCTTTTCGACGTCGATCCCGAAGGCCCGCTCCGGAAGATCCCGCACGTGTCCCATGCAGGCCTTCACCACGTAGCCGGAGCCGAGGATCTTGTTGATGGTCCGCGCCTTGGCGGGGGATTCGACGATGACGACGGGCTTTCCGGAGGGGGCGCGTCCCTTCCGGGCCGCGCGGGCCGGGCGTTCTCCGTCGCCGTCCCCGGAGGCGTCCGCGGGCGGCAGGGCCTTTTTTCGCGTTTTTCGGGCCATGACGGCGAGGATTATGGCGCGCCTTTCGCGGCGATGTCAAGCCGGAATGCGGAAACGGGCGGCTCAGTGGGCGAATTTGTCGCGCCAGAGGGCCCGCAGCGCCATGACTTCGGCCACGACGTCGTCCCGCAGGGAGACGAGGCGGCGGGTGACGTTCCGCAGCGCCTTTTCGGGAAGGAGTCCCCGTTCGCGCACCTCGTGCAGGGCCTGAAGCGCCTTGTGGGTGGAACGCAGCGCGCGCTTGAGGTAGGCGATCGAAAAGCCCAGCTCGGCGTCGTCCAGGCGGCCCACTCCGGCGGCGATGCCCGCGCCGGCGAGATACGCGTTCAGGACCAGCTCGTCCACGGGCTTGGGGTCCCGCTTGCGGCGGCGGGGGCGGCAGAGACGGGCCACGCGCTGGACGTAGGCCCCGAAGCGGACCGCCTTGCGGTAGAGGGGGTGATGCTCGAATTCCTGGAGCGCCGCCAGTTCCGACTCCAGGGCGTCGATCCGGCGCAGCATCCGGCGGGTTTTGGGGCTGCGGAGGAACTCCTCGGCTTCGTATTCGTCCAGCGGGCGGAACGCGTCGGGCATGGGACGGCGGTTATAGATACTCGCCCCTGTTTTGCGGGGCAAGCAAAATAGATGTAGAATGCCCGATCATGCTGAAAGAGCTTCTCCCGCGGCTGTGCGCCGGCGAGTCCCTCACGGCCGACGAGGCGGCCGCGGCGATCGGCGAGATCATGGACGGCCAGGCGACGCCCGCGCAGATCGCGGCGTTCCTGACGGCGCTGCGGATCAAGGGCGAAACCGTCGAGGAAATCGCGGGCGGCGCGCGGGCGATGCGGGCGCGGATGGTGCGGGTGGACGCCGGGGACGGGGTGATCCTGGACACCTGCGGCACGGGAGGGGACGCCCGGGGGACTTTCAACATCTCCACGATCACGGCGATCGTCGTGGCGGCCTGCGGGGTGCGCGTGGCCAAGCACGGCAATCGCGCGGCCAGTTCCGCCTGCGGAAGCGCGGACGTGCTCGAGGCGCTGGGAGTCCGGATCGACCCGCCCCGGGAACGGCTCGAAAAGATGCTCCGGGAGATCGGCATCGCCTATCTCCATGCCCCGCAGTTCCACCCGGCGATGCGCCACGCGGCGCCGGTGCGCAAGGAACTCGGATTCCGGACGATCTTCAATCTTCTGGGGCCGCTCTGCAACCCGGCGGGCGCGAACGTCCAGATCGTCGGCCTTTTCTCGCCGGCGCTGTGCCGCCCCTTCGCGGAGGTCCTGCGGGCGCTCGGAGCCCGGGCGGCGGTGACGTTTCACGGACACGACGGGCTCGACGAGCTTTCGACGACGGGAGACAACCGGGCCGTGGAATGGCGCGACGGCCGGATCGCGGAGTTCTCGATCGGGCCGGAAGCGATCGGGGTTCCCCGGGCGCGGCTTTCGGATCTGGCGGGCGGATCGCCCGCGGACAACGCCCGGATCGCGCGGGAGGTGCTGGGGGGAACGCGGGGGCCGCACCGGGACGTCGTGCTCCTGAACGCGGCGGTCGCGCTCGTGGCGGCGGGGCGGGCGGCCGATCCGCGCGAGGGCGCGCAGCGGGCGGCCCGGGCGATCGACGAAGGGGCCGCGCGCCGCACGCTCGAGGCGCTGGCGGAAGCGTCACGCTGATGGCGGCCCTCCGGGATCCCCGGTTCTGCGCGCTCTGCGGCGCCCCGATGCGCCGCGCGGTGCCGCCCCAGGACCGGCGCGAGCGGCCCGTCTGCACCGCCTGCGGGTTCGT is a window from the Planctomycetota bacterium genome containing:
- the topA gene encoding type I DNA topoisomerase, translated to MARKTRKKALPPADASGDGDGERPARAARKGRAPSGKPVVIVESPAKARTINKILGSGYVVKACMGHVRDLPERAFGIDVEKDFEPTYQTIRGKGKILTELRQATRSAPSVFLAPDPDREGEAIAWHLIEALKIPEEKAKRVTFNEITRRGVLEAFRRPGSISMHRVNAQQARRFLDRIVGYKLSPLLWRKVGRGLSAGRVQSVAVRLIVEREREIQAFKPEEYWTVTARLDKDGAAFTAALVRLDGKEIGLASESTDKRPLVPISNEASARALVEELRGVPYEVVSVQSRARSEPPPPPFTTSLLQQQASIKLRFSAKRTMMVAQQLYEGVELGDEGSVGLITYMRTDSFRVADEALAEVRDLIGKRFGGSYLPEKPILRARRKGMQEAHEAIRPTYVHRTPEDLKPYLTEDQFRLYRLIWRRFVASQMKPAEYLLTEAEIRAGRATFVAKGRELKFDGFTQVWGHALRKDDQILPPLAAGDRPRLVELLPEQHFTEPPPRYTEASLVKTLERYGIGRPSTYAPILSTIQERGYVRLEDRKLFPTELGILINDKLVKHFNDIMNTGFTARMEKDLDRIEEGKERWVDVLRRFYDAFIGDLDRAKEEMESEKGQEAAGVVCDKCGRPMLVRWNRYGRFLGCSGFPECRGIKHLPSEEAKNEKCDQCGAPMVIKSGRLGRFLACTRYPDCRGTKSLPRGNKRVEIPKDWKEDCDKCGRPLRIRYGRRGGFIACTGYPECKNTRRFPREWFKDVRPPGEEAPVSGEGAAPEEAEESDGAESAE
- the trpD gene encoding anthranilate phosphoribosyltransferase; this translates as MLKELLPRLCAGESLTADEAAAAIGEIMDGQATPAQIAAFLTALRIKGETVEEIAGGARAMRARMVRVDAGDGVILDTCGTGGDARGTFNISTITAIVVAACGVRVAKHGNRAASSACGSADVLEALGVRIDPPRERLEKMLREIGIAYLHAPQFHPAMRHAAPVRKELGFRTIFNLLGPLCNPAGANVQIVGLFSPALCRPFAEVLRALGARAAVTFHGHDGLDELSTTGDNRAVEWRDGRIAEFSIGPEAIGVPRARLSDLAGGSPADNARIAREVLGGTRGPHRDVVLLNAAVALVAAGRAADPREGAQRAARAIDEGAARRTLEALAEASR